In a single window of the Mauremys reevesii isolate NIE-2019 linkage group 3, ASM1616193v1, whole genome shotgun sequence genome:
- the STX11 gene encoding syntaxin-11 isoform X2 has product MKDRLSELYELARLYNQQFPNNEDDESLPHETLLFETDYALAALYKDIQSIRTDNLHLKEDVRRLGKQNNRFLTSMRRLSSIKRDTNSIAKDIKARGEGIHRKLQTMKDFNEDAETKHGTMSVITRVSKNHYVDLMHAFQEAMFEYNEAEMNQRENCKIRIQRQLEIMGKDVSGNQIEDMIEQGKWDVFSENLLSDVRGARAALNEIETRHKELMKLETRIREVHELFLQVALLVEQQADTFDIIQLNVEKVEDYVGEAKCQVRKALEYRRKHPCRTLLCCCFSCCKR; this is encoded by the coding sequence ATGAAAGACCGGTTAAGTGAACTGTATGAGTTAGCTAGGCTTTATAACCAACAGTTTCCTAACAATGAGGATGATGAGAGTTTACCTCATGAAACCCTCCTGTTTGAGACTGATTATGCCCTCGCAGCTCTTTACAAAGATATCCAGAGTATCAGAACGGACAACCTCCACCTGAAAGAGGATGTCAGACGGCTAGGTAAACAAAATAATCGCTTTCTTACCTCCATGCGGCGTCTTAGTAGTATCAAACGAGATACTAACAGCATCGCCAAAGACATCAAGGCCCGTGGAGAAGGCATCCACAGGAAACTCCAGACAATGAAAGACTTCAACGAAGATGCAGAAACAAAACATGGCACGATGTCTGTCATAACCCGTGTATCGAAGAATCACTATGTTGACCTCATGCATGCCTTTCAGGAAGCCATGTTTGAGTACAATGAGGCAGAGATGAACCAGCGGGAGAACTGCAAGATTCGGATCCAGAGACAGCTGGAGATTATGGGCAAGGATGTTTCCGGAAACCAGATTGAAGACATGATCGAGCAAGGCAAGTGGGATGTTTTCTCTGAGAATCTCCTGTCTGATGTCAGAGGGGCTCGTGCAGCATTGAATGAGATAGAGACGCGACACAAAGAGTTGATGAAGTTGGAGACTCGCATCAGGGAGGTTCATGAGCTCTTTCTGCAGGTGGCACTACTGGTGGAGCAACAGGCTGACACCTTTGACATCATTCAACTGAATGTGGAAAAAGTTGAGGACTATGTCGGAGAGGCTAAATGTCAGGTGAGGAAAGCTCTGGAATACAGGAGGAAACACCCTTGTCGAACACTCCTCTGCTGTTGCTTTTCATGCTGCAAAAGATGA